Proteins from one Streptomyces genisteinicus genomic window:
- a CDS encoding class I SAM-dependent methyltransferase, producing MTTSPHPDQVRAGQAIYRPWTLPLYDLVAFKINCRFLFGVPVPEVVAMFDRNVSDRHLDVGVGTGYFLDTCRAAPDRSITLADLNEHSLRHAARRLARFDVSTVRANALEPLPLPERSFGSASLNFLLHCVPGTIRDKAVVLDNVAACVRPGGRIFGATVLGKGVPVGPAARAVVPFWNRRGVMHNAEDSLDDLRAELAARFPSHTLTVHGSTALFEAEVP from the coding sequence GTGACCACCTCGCCCCACCCGGACCAGGTACGCGCAGGCCAGGCCATCTACCGGCCGTGGACACTGCCGCTCTACGACCTGGTGGCCTTCAAGATCAACTGCCGGTTCCTGTTCGGGGTCCCGGTGCCCGAGGTGGTCGCGATGTTCGACCGGAACGTCTCCGACCGGCACCTGGACGTCGGCGTGGGCACCGGCTACTTCCTGGACACCTGCCGCGCCGCCCCGGACCGGTCCATCACCCTGGCGGACCTCAACGAGCACTCGCTGCGGCACGCGGCACGCCGGCTGGCCCGTTTCGACGTCTCGACCGTGCGGGCCAACGCGCTGGAGCCCCTGCCGCTGCCGGAGCGGTCGTTCGGCTCGGCGTCGCTGAACTTCCTGCTGCACTGCGTGCCCGGCACGATCCGGGACAAGGCCGTGGTCCTGGACAACGTCGCGGCCTGCGTCCGCCCCGGCGGCCGGATCTTCGGCGCCACCGTGCTCGGCAAGGGCGTCCCGGTGGGGCCGGCCGCGCGGGCCGTGGTGCCGTTCTGGAACCGGCGCGGCGTGATGCACAACGCCGAGGACAGCCTCGACGACCTGCGCGCGGAGCTGGCCGCCCGCTTCCCCTCCCACACGCTCACCGTGCACGGGAGCACGGCGCTCTTCGAGGCCGAGGTGCCGTGA
- a CDS encoding acyl-CoA dehydrogenase family protein, with translation MRPEDLKAVRAFVKEHLDGRHAELDALDDKPSDVYERFRETGLANWWLPEEFGGRGLTLEDGVEIVNEIAYGDAGAAFTLFISVLGTSMVQLYGSDELKARHLGPMAARGSFCATLGSERNAGSELARIETTVAADGGELVLTGEKFFSTNTDFADFLIVVARSAEDPEAYHAVLVPRDTPGVEIVRRWDVIGLRASHTYQVALKDCRVPAGNRLGGSGLRLLEIGLNASRILIAATAIGIARRVRDHCMTYARTKPLRDGVLMENPVFAQRLGQMEMQIDVMKSHCLRAARDYDAIMADPDAPALFHRQGTLKSALTAKMFCGQAGWDVASVGSEMFGGLGYTEDLPIGKLLRDVRYVSVVEGGDDVLRDLLYSRYVIPVPRRT, from the coding sequence ATGAGACCGGAAGACCTGAAGGCCGTGCGCGCGTTCGTCAAGGAACACCTCGACGGCCGGCACGCCGAGCTGGACGCGCTCGACGACAAGCCGTCGGACGTCTACGAGCGCTTCCGCGAGACCGGGCTGGCCAACTGGTGGCTGCCCGAGGAGTTCGGCGGCCGGGGGCTCACCCTGGAGGACGGCGTCGAGATCGTGAACGAGATCGCCTACGGCGACGCGGGCGCGGCCTTCACCCTGTTCATCTCGGTCCTCGGCACCAGCATGGTGCAGCTCTACGGCTCCGACGAGCTGAAGGCCCGCCACCTCGGACCGATGGCCGCACGCGGCTCGTTCTGCGCCACCCTCGGCAGCGAGCGGAACGCGGGCAGCGAACTCGCCCGGATCGAGACGACGGTCGCCGCCGACGGCGGCGAACTCGTGCTCACCGGGGAGAAGTTCTTCTCCACCAACACCGACTTCGCCGACTTCCTGATCGTCGTCGCCCGCTCGGCCGAGGACCCCGAGGCGTACCACGCGGTGCTCGTCCCGCGCGACACGCCCGGCGTCGAGATCGTGCGCCGCTGGGACGTGATCGGCCTGCGCGCCTCGCACACGTACCAGGTCGCGCTGAAGGACTGCCGGGTCCCGGCCGGGAACCGCCTCGGCGGGTCGGGGCTGCGCCTTCTGGAGATCGGCCTCAACGCGAGCCGCATCCTGATCGCCGCCACGGCCATCGGCATCGCCCGCCGCGTCCGGGACCACTGCATGACCTACGCCCGGACCAAGCCCCTGCGCGACGGCGTCCTCATGGAGAACCCGGTCTTCGCGCAGCGCCTCGGGCAGATGGAGATGCAGATCGACGTCATGAAGAGCCACTGCCTGCGCGCCGCCCGCGACTACGACGCGATCATGGCGGACCCGGACGCGCCGGCCCTCTTCCACCGGCAGGGCACCCTGAAGTCCGCGCTGACCGCGAAGATGTTCTGCGGCCAGGCGGGCTGGGACGTCGCGAGCGTGGGCTCGGAGATGTTCGGCGGCCTCGGCTACACCGAGGACCTGCCGATCGGGAAGCTGCTGCGGGACGTGCGCTACGTCTCCGTCGTCGAGGGCGGCGACGACGTCCTGCGCGACCTCCTCTACAGCCGCTACGTGATCCCGGTGCCCCGGCGCACGTAG
- a CDS encoding cellulase family glycosylhydrolase, producing MRTRSTTRTRTTRSRTAVSLLTGLTTLVGFVLLGAFGAGAAHARTAGALATGLHISDGRLLEANGNDFVMRGVNHAHTWYPGETQSLADIKAKGANSVRVVLSDGHRWSENSPADVAAVVADCKENRLICVLEVHDTTGYGEDAAAGTLDHAADYWIGLKDVLDGEEDYVIVNIGNEPWGNTNPAGWTEPTIAAVKKLRTAGFQHTIMVDAPNWGQDWQGVMKANAQAVYDADTTGNLIFSIHMYSVFDTAQEINDYLDGFVASGLPILIGEFGGPGDQWGDPDEDTMMAAAERLDLGYLAWSWSGNTDPILDLVLDFDPSRLSSWGERIFNGVNGIAQTSVEATVFGGATGDDEAPTAPGAPAASAVTADSATLTWAAATDNVGVTGYDVVRISGGAETPAASALSPRVTVTGLTAGTSYTFAVYARDAAGNRSARSATVAVTTDQGGTPGGSCAVGYRVVGEWQGGFQGEIVIRNTGTAALSDWRLGFAFGAGQTVANMWGGTAAQSGGSVTVSPASYTSTIAPNGSVTVGFIGTKGATNPAPAAFTLGGAACAAA from the coding sequence GTGAGAACGAGAAGCACGACGCGTACGCGCACCACACGGTCCCGCACCGCCGTATCCCTGCTGACGGGGCTCACCACCCTCGTCGGGTTCGTCCTCCTCGGCGCCTTCGGCGCCGGCGCCGCCCATGCCCGGACGGCGGGGGCGCTCGCGACGGGCCTGCACATCAGCGACGGGCGCCTGCTGGAGGCGAACGGCAACGACTTCGTGATGCGCGGCGTCAACCACGCGCACACCTGGTACCCGGGCGAGACGCAGTCGCTCGCCGACATCAAGGCCAAGGGCGCCAACAGCGTCCGGGTCGTCCTGTCCGACGGCCACCGCTGGTCCGAGAACAGCCCCGCCGACGTGGCCGCGGTCGTCGCGGACTGCAAGGAGAACCGGCTGATCTGCGTCCTGGAGGTGCACGACACCACGGGCTACGGCGAGGACGCGGCGGCCGGCACGCTCGACCACGCCGCCGACTACTGGATCGGCCTCAAGGACGTCCTCGACGGCGAGGAGGACTACGTCATCGTCAACATCGGCAACGAGCCCTGGGGCAACACGAACCCGGCCGGCTGGACCGAGCCGACGATCGCCGCCGTGAAGAAGCTGCGCACGGCCGGCTTCCAGCACACGATCATGGTGGACGCCCCCAACTGGGGCCAGGACTGGCAGGGCGTGATGAAGGCCAACGCCCAGGCCGTGTACGACGCCGACACGACCGGCAACCTGATCTTCTCCATCCACATGTACAGCGTCTTCGACACCGCGCAGGAGATCAACGACTACCTGGACGGCTTCGTCGCCAGCGGGCTGCCCATCCTGATCGGCGAGTTCGGCGGCCCCGGCGACCAGTGGGGCGACCCCGACGAGGACACCATGATGGCCGCGGCCGAGCGGCTCGACCTCGGCTACCTCGCCTGGTCCTGGAGCGGCAACACCGACCCGATCCTCGACCTGGTCCTCGACTTCGACCCGAGCCGGCTCAGCTCCTGGGGCGAGCGCATCTTCAACGGTGTGAACGGCATCGCCCAGACGTCGGTGGAGGCGACCGTCTTCGGCGGCGCCACCGGGGACGACGAGGCCCCGACGGCGCCCGGCGCCCCGGCCGCCTCGGCCGTCACCGCCGACTCCGCGACGCTGACCTGGGCGGCGGCCACCGACAACGTCGGTGTCACCGGCTACGACGTGGTCCGCATCAGCGGTGGCGCCGAGACGCCGGCCGCCTCGGCCCTCTCGCCCCGGGTCACGGTCACCGGCCTGACCGCGGGCACCTCGTACACCTTCGCGGTCTACGCCCGTGACGCGGCGGGCAACCGCTCGGCGCGCTCCGCGACGGTGGCGGTCACCACCGACCAGGGCGGCACGCCCGGCGGCTCCTGCGCGGTCGGCTACCGGGTGGTCGGCGAGTGGCAGGGCGGCTTCCAGGGCGAGATCGTCATCCGCAACACCGGCACCGCCGCCCTCAGCGACTGGCGGCTGGGCTTCGCCTTCGGCGCCGGGCAGACCGTCGCCAACATGTGGGGCGGCACCGCCGCGCAGTCCGGCGGCTCGGTGACCGTCTCCCCCGCCTCGTACACGTCGACGATCGCGCCGAACGGCTCGGTCACCGTCGGCTTCATCGGCACCAAGGGCGCGACGAACCCGGCCCCGGCCGCGTTCACGCTGGGCGGCGCCGCCTGCGCCGCCGCCTGA